A window of the Teredinibacter franksiae genome harbors these coding sequences:
- a CDS encoding ATP-binding protein: MRKLSISLIAVVIVSIVGLGWILNQIYFAAEQQNIDSETNSSLMYSGDILALYMASEHQFDFVRNWNASSHFQLAIIPLENFPVPQSLHSQFLQGEPLLLESDEGITAHYALPESEQVLAVALPLMESETESQLELALTLSFYAGVIAIILIWIWPLIYRLIALRDTAKVLGKGDLTSRVKLNRFSYIQDIELEFNRMAERIQSLIEDNKLLSRAVSHDLKTPLARLRFGLDAIADTDDKIQRDKYAKRVNRDMEEMESLIETLLQYARLDENRIQKKEESIDLESFIEAAICNFDIEDIHIDFRCETNRASLCADKRYLAMLVNNLLGNAVRYAKSKVLVSLQRGNATLFLSIEDDGKGIPQNEREHVVKPFWRGKTGESKRGHGMGLAIASRIAQWHGAELSIGDSKALGGARVLLSFG, translated from the coding sequence ATGCGTAAATTAAGTATCTCCCTTATTGCGGTTGTTATTGTATCAATTGTCGGCTTGGGCTGGATTTTAAACCAAATTTATTTTGCTGCGGAACAGCAGAATATCGATTCCGAAACCAATTCTTCGTTAATGTATTCGGGAGATATACTCGCTCTTTATATGGCCAGTGAACACCAATTCGATTTTGTTCGTAACTGGAATGCAAGTAGCCACTTTCAACTGGCGATTATTCCCTTGGAGAATTTCCCCGTTCCACAATCACTTCACTCTCAGTTTTTACAGGGTGAACCTCTATTACTGGAATCAGACGAGGGTATAACTGCGCATTATGCCCTACCCGAGTCTGAACAGGTTTTAGCCGTGGCGCTCCCACTGATGGAATCCGAAACTGAAAGTCAACTGGAGCTTGCTTTAACGCTGAGTTTCTATGCCGGTGTAATCGCCATTATTTTGATATGGATCTGGCCGCTAATTTATCGGCTTATCGCACTACGAGATACTGCCAAAGTGCTGGGTAAAGGGGATTTGACCTCACGTGTAAAACTCAATCGATTTTCTTATATTCAGGATATTGAACTCGAGTTTAATCGTATGGCCGAGCGTATTCAGTCACTTATTGAAGACAATAAATTGCTGAGCCGCGCGGTATCCCATGACCTAAAAACACCTCTTGCACGCCTACGTTTTGGTTTGGATGCCATTGCCGATACCGACGATAAAATACAAAGAGATAAATACGCAAAACGCGTTAATCGTGACATGGAAGAGATGGAGTCACTAATCGAAACGCTGTTGCAATACGCAAGATTGGACGAAAATCGTATTCAGAAAAAAGAAGAAAGTATTGACTTGGAGTCTTTCATTGAGGCGGCTATATGTAATTTTGACATTGAAGACATTCACATCGATTTTCGATGCGAAACGAACAGGGCAAGCCTCTGTGCCGATAAACGCTACCTAGCTATGCTAGTGAATAACTTACTCGGTAACGCCGTGCGCTATGCAAAGTCCAAGGTGTTGGTATCCCTGCAGCGCGGAAACGCCACCTTATTTCTCTCTATTGAAGATGACGGCAAAGGTATACCGCAAAATGAACGCGAGCATGTAGTTAAACCCTTCTGGCGAGGAAAAACTGGGGAGAGTAAGCGCGGCCACGGTATGGGGCTGGCCATTGCCTCGCGAATCGCGCAATGGCACGGCGCTGAATTGAGTATTGGTGACTCTAAAGCGTTGGGTGGGGCTAGGGTTCTGCTGAGCTTTGGATGA
- a CDS encoding GreA/GreB family elongation factor, whose product MHYLVCAIIEHLQRELSTAVAAGKQAHDSATHAENIADNKYDTLAVEAAYLAHGQSMRIAELQQSIAVYQHFQRPLFNADATIQLGALICIADDQQQQRRLFIGPAAGGLGIDSELGRIQVITPATPLGQVLMGKCVGDDVVWQINQRRESFSVVAIE is encoded by the coding sequence ATGCATTATTTAGTTTGCGCCATTATTGAACACCTACAGCGTGAGCTTAGCACGGCTGTCGCCGCCGGCAAGCAGGCGCACGACAGTGCTACCCATGCTGAAAATATTGCCGACAATAAGTATGACACCCTCGCCGTAGAGGCAGCCTATTTGGCCCACGGACAATCCATGCGTATTGCCGAATTACAGCAATCCATCGCGGTCTACCAGCATTTCCAGCGTCCTCTGTTTAATGCAGACGCCACTATTCAGTTGGGCGCACTGATTTGCATAGCGGATGATCAACAGCAGCAGCGGCGCTTATTTATAGGGCCGGCGGCTGGAGGCTTGGGTATTGATAGTGAGCTGGGGCGCATACAGGTTATTACGCCGGCTACCCCTTTGGGGCAGGTGTTAATGGGGAAATGCGTTGGCGATGATGTGGTCTGGCAGATTAACCAGCGCAGGGAGTCTTTCAGTGTTGTGGCTATTGAGTAA